A stretch of [Clostridium] innocuum DNA encodes these proteins:
- a CDS encoding PRD domain-containing protein yields the protein MDKKKEEVYQHLIRHTAKQLQQRGSLGRDALNISLDLQMDRSNVSRLLNQLHHEGRLIKTQGRPTLFFAKTPLENEHPDVHIPSVIPKGKSIQSYLKEEQELKNEQTQADVFRQYLANRNTSSMFEPIQRAKSALLYPPQGLNILLYGDPCVGKLNFAKTMFEFCLQRKIFTHGSRIVVFDCLNYADQEPEEILSKLYGYYDGSHLKKGLLEASRNGMLILNHMDRLSFSALTSLYNSMISQSYTPLHLPSKEYPIRSLIVGISNTENMILNPDIRRCFPMQIHIPCLREKSIQEMLVLTMQYFQQEAAHINKTIRISKGALSCFVMSDYSGNLPHLHAEIKQACAHAFRSYLDQEALFVSVDYDDISTQVLTDIYDVNERMSELDNILNLFAGEYLFFSALKQNQELELLYDLNDSTSKKDSYLDSIDDKLINLCIQDINAAIGIHLNTIRSVMLKQVYDLLYPILQNNPICKNENLLYGLLLHVSNSISRIRSGNQELGFRRAEYRIAKQEDYDCAQSIVSHIHTHQELQLPAEETDYIATYLYLSSQWIDSNYIQLLIISVDNDTAKEYADYLNSLSFKTEIHYLRLHSQTSHEKNCRLISDTMHSINRGKGVVIATDSSTVTASEAMLKKLSDAAFTIVSDISVKTLMAIVEKMESLGSTLSSIQYFRQENTRDAASVSETETHAQELLNDITNKVLSESLVFLNPHKVCQSLFNVLINILHDLNISYTDDLLIKFIFHSGFMIERCIRKEPLSYPKARGIINQYDQMYYIMEKNFEIISEIFNVTIPSSEMAMIMEIFLPYM from the coding sequence ATGGACAAGAAAAAAGAAGAGGTGTATCAGCATCTCATCCGTCATACAGCAAAACAGCTGCAGCAGCGCGGAAGTCTGGGAAGGGATGCTTTGAATATCAGTCTTGATCTGCAAATGGACCGCTCCAATGTATCGAGACTTTTAAACCAGCTGCATCATGAGGGAAGACTGATCAAGACGCAGGGACGTCCGACTCTGTTTTTTGCCAAAACACCATTGGAAAATGAGCATCCGGATGTACATATCCCCAGTGTCATTCCAAAGGGGAAGAGCATTCAAAGCTACCTGAAGGAGGAGCAGGAGCTAAAAAACGAACAGACACAGGCGGATGTTTTCCGTCAGTATCTCGCAAACCGCAATACCAGCAGTATGTTTGAGCCGATTCAACGGGCGAAATCCGCTTTGCTGTATCCGCCGCAGGGGTTGAATATTCTGTTATACGGGGATCCATGTGTCGGAAAGCTTAACTTTGCGAAAACGATGTTTGAATTCTGCCTGCAAAGGAAAATCTTTACTCATGGATCACGGATCGTTGTCTTTGACTGTCTGAATTATGCCGATCAGGAGCCGGAGGAAATACTCAGTAAGCTGTATGGCTATTATGATGGCAGCCATTTGAAAAAGGGGCTGCTGGAAGCAAGCAGAAACGGTATGCTCATTCTGAATCACATGGATCGTCTTTCCTTTTCCGCCCTGACCAGCCTGTACAACAGTATGATCAGCCAATCCTATACGCCACTGCATCTTCCTTCCAAGGAATATCCGATTCGCTCCCTGATAGTGGGTATCTCCAACACGGAAAACATGATACTGAATCCGGACATACGCCGCTGCTTCCCTATGCAGATACATATCCCCTGTCTGCGGGAGAAATCCATTCAGGAAATGCTTGTTCTGACGATGCAGTATTTCCAGCAGGAGGCTGCACATATTAATAAAACCATACGGATATCAAAGGGCGCACTGAGCTGTTTTGTTATGTCGGACTATTCCGGGAACCTGCCTCATCTGCATGCGGAAATCAAGCAGGCCTGTGCACACGCCTTTCGCAGCTATCTGGATCAGGAGGCTCTGTTTGTCAGTGTTGATTATGATGATATTTCCACACAGGTATTAACGGATATTTATGACGTGAATGAACGCATGAGTGAACTGGATAACATTCTGAATCTGTTTGCCGGTGAGTATCTGTTTTTCTCAGCGCTGAAACAGAATCAGGAGCTGGAGCTGCTGTATGATCTCAATGACAGTACCAGCAAAAAGGACAGCTATCTGGACAGCATTGATGATAAGCTGATCAATCTGTGTATACAGGATATCAATGCAGCAATCGGTATCCACCTGAATACGATTCGCTCCGTAATGCTGAAGCAGGTTTATGATCTTTTGTATCCGATTCTGCAAAACAATCCGATTTGTAAGAATGAAAATCTGTTGTACGGTTTACTTCTGCATGTATCCAATTCCATCAGCCGCATACGCAGTGGTAATCAGGAGCTTGGCTTTCGCCGGGCAGAGTACCGTATCGCCAAGCAGGAGGATTATGACTGTGCGCAAAGCATTGTTTCACACATTCACACGCATCAGGAGCTGCAGCTTCCTGCCGAGGAAACGGATTATATCGCCACCTATCTGTATCTTTCCTCACAATGGATCGACAGCAATTATATTCAGCTGCTGATTATCAGTGTGGATAACGATACAGCAAAGGAGTATGCCGATTATTTGAACAGCCTGTCCTTCAAAACTGAAATTCACTACCTTCGTCTGCATTCACAGACCTCCCATGAAAAGAATTGCAGGCTGATTTCCGATACGATGCATTCCATCAATCGCGGGAAGGGTGTTGTGATTGCCACAGACAGCAGTACAGTCACAGCAAGTGAAGCCATGCTGAAAAAACTGAGTGATGCTGCGTTTACCATTGTAAGTGATATATCGGTAAAAACACTGATGGCGATTGTGGAAAAGATGGAATCACTCGGTTCCACCTTAAGTTCCATCCAATATTTCCGACAGGAAAACACAAGGGATGCAGCAAGTGTAAGCGAAACGGAAACACATGCACAGGAGCTGCTGAATGATATCACAAACAAGGTACTGTCTGAGTCACTGGTATTTCTGAATCCGCATAAGGTCTGTCAGTCTCTGTTTAATGTATTGATCAATATTCTACATGATTTGAATATTTCCTATACGGATGATTTGTTGATTAAGTTCATATTCCACAGTGGATTTATGATTGAGCGATGCATACGAAAAGAGCCCCTGTCCTATCCAAAGGCCAGAGGCATCATCAATCAGTATGATCAGATGTATTATATCATGGAGAAAAATTTTGAAATTATCTCTGAAATTTTCAACGTGACGATCCCTTCTTCCGAAATGGCGATGATTATGGAGATATTCCTGCCATATATGTAG
- a CDS encoding PTS sugar transporter subunit IIA, producing the protein MVAVLLVTHGDLAQALLSSAALIMGEAALIESHGLYHGDSVDNLKDTIKEAIIRLSECSQGDGVLILTDLFGGSPSNAAARAMHELQDSVHCECITGVNLPILLEVATSKTFMKLEELKQHALEVGGNSILDLRNQFQL; encoded by the coding sequence ATGGTTGCAGTGTTATTGGTGACACATGGCGATCTGGCACAGGCGCTGTTGTCAAGTGCGGCACTGATTATGGGAGAAGCAGCGCTGATTGAAAGTCATGGTTTATATCACGGAGACAGTGTTGATAATCTGAAGGACACGATTAAGGAGGCGATAATCAGATTGTCTGAGTGCTCACAGGGAGACGGTGTTCTGATTCTGACGGATTTATTCGGAGGTAGTCCGTCCAATGCGGCAGCAAGGGCGATGCACGAGCTGCAGGATAGCGTTCACTGTGAGTGTATCACCGGGGTGAATCTTCCGATTCTTCTGGAGGTGGCTACGAGCAAAACCTTTATGAAGCTGGAGGAGCTGAAGCAGCACGCATTAGAAGTTGGTGGGAACAGTATTCTGGATCTGAGAAATCAGTTTCAGTTATAA
- a CDS encoding PTS sugar transporter subunit IIC: protein MQISIIQAILIGTLYYLTNNGVPWLTGLGSVSIRQPICAGTIVGLILGKPVEGCIMGATINTLYLGFVNAGGTLPTDPGIGGVVGTALALSANATPQVAMSIAVPLGVMGTMVWTLRQTVNIYFVHQMDKYAVTGDIKKMAFWQLVPTQLFGYAVTMIPCALLVYFGAPATQGLLDMLAGKPLHILSVIGGILPAIGIAMIIRMLNTRNGILIFFTLGFFLETYSGLSMLVVSIFAAIAAYFYGELKFGKAGNEE, encoded by the coding sequence ATGCAGATTTCAATTATTCAGGCCATTCTGATTGGTACGCTTTACTATTTAACAAACAACGGGGTTCCCTGGCTGACCGGGCTGGGCAGTGTTTCCATCCGCCAGCCGATCTGTGCGGGAACGATTGTCGGATTGATTCTCGGGAAGCCGGTGGAAGGCTGTATCATGGGTGCTACGATCAATACCTTGTATCTGGGCTTTGTAAATGCGGGAGGTACGTTGCCAACCGATCCCGGAATCGGCGGAGTCGTAGGAACAGCACTTGCGCTGAGTGCCAATGCCACACCGCAGGTCGCTATGTCGATTGCAGTTCCACTTGGCGTTATGGGGACGATGGTATGGACGCTCCGTCAAACGGTAAACATTTATTTTGTACACCAGATGGACAAATATGCAGTCACCGGTGATATTAAAAAGATGGCATTCTGGCAGCTCGTACCGACGCAGCTGTTCGGATATGCCGTGACCATGATTCCATGTGCGCTGCTGGTTTACTTCGGTGCCCCGGCTACACAGGGACTACTGGATATGCTGGCAGGAAAGCCGCTTCATATTCTGAGTGTGATCGGCGGGATTCTTCCTGCCATTGGTATTGCAATGATTATCCGTATGCTGAATACAAGAAACGGAATCCTGATTTTCTTTACACTTGGATTCTTTCTGGAAACATACTCCGGGCTGAGTATGCTGGTGGTATCAATTTTTGCGGCAATCGCTGCTTACTTCTATGGTGAATTGAAATTCGGAAAGGCAGGGAATGAGGAATGA
- a CDS encoding PTS system mannose/fructose/sorbose family transporter subunit IID — protein MSEQVTERKLTIKDLNTSYFMFEVFAQACCSYERLQAPGFFSGMKNVIAKLYTDPEERAEACQRHMEFYNSEFALVGPVILGLTIAMEEEKACGAEIDGLAISAVKTSLMGPLAGIGDTLRQGTLIPIIGSIAISIGQEGNLLGPIFYFFVTLALNFGISYTLYRKAYDKGRDFVGEFFSGGKMEKIMTMVTAMGSITIGALAATTVKLTSTAEIALGDNKLAVQTDILNKVVNNLLPFGMVMLTFYLMNKKVSVNKVLLILFAIGIIGGLLGIV, from the coding sequence ATGAGTGAACAGGTGACGGAAAGAAAGCTGACAATAAAGGATCTGAATACATCCTATTTCATGTTTGAGGTGTTTGCACAGGCCTGCTGCAGCTATGAACGATTGCAGGCACCCGGATTTTTCTCCGGTATGAAGAATGTTATCGCGAAATTATACACAGACCCTGAGGAACGTGCAGAAGCATGTCAGCGTCATATGGAATTTTATAACTCGGAATTTGCGCTGGTAGGGCCGGTAATTCTTGGTCTTACGATTGCCATGGAGGAAGAAAAGGCCTGTGGTGCGGAAATCGACGGACTTGCGATTAGTGCGGTCAAGACTTCTCTGATGGGACCGCTTGCGGGAATTGGAGATACCCTGCGGCAGGGAACACTGATTCCGATCATCGGCTCCATCGCAATCTCCATCGGGCAGGAAGGAAATCTTCTGGGACCGATCTTCTATTTCTTTGTGACGCTGGCACTGAACTTCGGTATCAGCTATACGCTGTACCGCAAGGCATATGACAAGGGGCGCGATTTCGTCGGTGAATTCTTCAGCGGCGGGAAGATGGAGAAAATCATGACAATGGTAACCGCTATGGGCTCCATCACCATCGGTGCACTTGCCGCCACGACTGTAAAGCTGACTTCAACTGCCGAGATTGCTCTGGGTGACAACAAGCTGGCGGTACAGACCGATATTCTGAATAAGGTTGTAAACAATCTGCTTCCCTTTGGCATGGTCATGCTGACGTTTTATCTGATGAATAAAAAAGTTAGTGTAAACAAGGTTCTGCTCATTCTGTTTGCCATCGGAATCATCGGTGGACTGCTGGGAATCGTTTAG
- a CDS encoding PTS sugar transporter subunit IIB encodes MKHIVWTRIDDRLIHGQVMTQWIQYTEANEVLIIDDGVAKDSFLQMVMKSSVPGKISLKVLSVKDAIGYLNEDGKHEKIIILVKTPVVLDELTDAGVRLKSINVGGIGAKAGRKPMFKNISVSEEEKEAFRNLLNKGINVFLRVIVTEPEEDIAKYL; translated from the coding sequence ATGAAACATATCGTTTGGACAAGAATTGATGACCGTCTGATTCACGGTCAGGTCATGACACAATGGATTCAGTATACCGAGGCGAATGAGGTACTGATCATCGATGATGGCGTCGCAAAGGATTCCTTTCTGCAGATGGTTATGAAATCCAGTGTTCCCGGTAAAATCAGTTTAAAGGTGTTAAGTGTCAAGGATGCAATCGGATACTTGAATGAAGATGGAAAGCATGAGAAAATTATCATTCTTGTAAAGACACCGGTGGTGTTGGATGAGCTGACCGATGCCGGTGTCCGTCTGAAGAGCATCAATGTCGGAGGAATCGGCGCGAAGGCCGGAAGAAAGCCGATGTTCAAAAACATATCTGTCAGTGAAGAGGAAAAGGAAGCCTTCCGCAATCTGTTAAACAAGGGAATCAACGTGTTCCTGCGTGTCATTGTTACAGAACCGGAAGAGGATATCGCAAAATATTTATAG
- a CDS encoding bifunctional 4-hydroxy-2-oxoglutarate aldolase/2-dehydro-3-deoxy-phosphogluconate aldolase, translating into MNEIVEFIAKHKVVVICRGLYDNELIKTIRALYDGGIRVVEVTFDQADPDAVEKTCGAIRTIKEHFPQMKVGSGTVTCVKHVLATKEAGGEFCLSPDVNTEVIRATKEAGLISIPGAMTSTEILQAHNAGADIVKIFPAGWLGLSYLKDIKGPINHVKFLAAAGVNEENFKEYLNAGYCAAGISGRFIDRKVIAEGNFEELTRRARIFTDIAKAC; encoded by the coding sequence ATGAATGAAATTGTAGAATTTATCGCAAAGCACAAGGTGGTCGTTATCTGCCGCGGCTTGTATGATAATGAGCTGATCAAAACAATCAGAGCGCTGTATGATGGCGGTATACGTGTAGTGGAGGTTACCTTTGATCAGGCAGACCCCGATGCGGTAGAGAAGACATGCGGTGCAATCAGGACAATCAAAGAGCATTTTCCACAGATGAAGGTGGGAAGCGGCACAGTAACCTGTGTAAAGCATGTGCTTGCCACAAAGGAGGCAGGGGGAGAATTCTGCCTGTCACCGGATGTGAATACGGAGGTGATTCGTGCAACGAAAGAAGCCGGTCTGATTTCTATACCCGGAGCAATGACCTCAACAGAAATTTTGCAGGCACACAATGCCGGAGCGGATATCGTGAAAATATTCCCTGCAGGATGGCTGGGACTGTCCTATCTGAAGGATATCAAAGGGCCGATCAATCATGTGAAATTCCTTGCGGCAGCCGGTGTAAATGAGGAGAACTTCAAGGAGTATCTGAACGCCGGATACTGTGCAGCAGGCATCAGCGGCCGCTTTATCGATCGAAAGGTTATCGCTGAAGGAAATTTCGAGGAGCTGACACGTCGGGCAAGGATATTTACCGATATCGCAAAAGCGTGTTAA
- a CDS encoding mannitol-1-phosphate 5-dehydrogenase produces MKAIVFGAGKIARGFIGQLLYLSKTDITFVDIDQQLVDRLNKDQKYHVYILGDSSLDSDVTGFQAVQLEDEKRIGAALVEADIAFVSVGGANLKSLGEKIGRIYKENGIPKKPFNFVTCENWRHAGAFLYEGITAEMEEQEKTMFDQFVGVNEAVIMRSATQPSDELAMQDATGVWVQNYWYLPISAEHFKGELPPIQDAELMQNFGDFLTQKMYTNNTSNAVIAYHGYLAGYELLAEAANSPEVSALLDEVYEEINQTLVAELHVDPQQQKAFAEKARAKYTDWTIVDRVIRHGKDPLRKLGAQDRLIAPARMALNHGVYPRVIIETIAKALFFDEESDASARKLKAMRREHGIPYVLQTVCELNEQEPLYREVLKAVDRICKEGLVKGRE; encoded by the coding sequence ATGAAGGCTATTGTATTTGGTGCGGGGAAAATCGCCCGTGGATTTATCGGGCAGCTGCTGTATCTCAGTAAGACGGATATCACGTTTGTGGATATCGATCAACAGCTGGTGGATCGTTTGAATAAGGATCAGAAATACCATGTGTATATTCTGGGAGATTCTTCATTGGATAGTGATGTTACAGGCTTTCAGGCGGTACAGCTGGAGGATGAAAAACGCATTGGTGCTGCCCTTGTGGAAGCGGATATCGCCTTTGTTTCCGTAGGTGGTGCAAACCTGAAGTCACTGGGTGAGAAAATTGGAAGAATATATAAGGAAAACGGCATACCGAAAAAGCCGTTTAACTTCGTGACGTGCGAGAACTGGAGACATGCGGGAGCGTTTCTGTATGAAGGGATTACGGCAGAGATGGAGGAACAGGAGAAAACGATGTTTGATCAGTTTGTCGGTGTGAACGAGGCAGTTATCATGCGCTCTGCGACCCAGCCCAGTGATGAACTTGCAATGCAGGATGCAACAGGTGTATGGGTACAGAATTACTGGTATCTTCCCATCAGTGCCGAGCATTTCAAGGGGGAGCTTCCACCGATTCAGGATGCGGAGCTGATGCAGAACTTCGGCGATTTTTTAACCCAGAAAATGTATACCAATAATACAAGCAACGCTGTCATCGCCTATCATGGCTATCTGGCAGGCTATGAGCTGCTGGCAGAGGCCGCAAACAGCCCGGAGGTTTCCGCCTTGCTGGATGAGGTATATGAGGAAATCAACCAAACACTGGTGGCGGAGCTGCATGTCGATCCGCAGCAGCAGAAGGCCTTTGCGGAAAAGGCAAGAGCAAAATATACAGACTGGACGATTGTCGACCGTGTCATACGGCATGGAAAGGATCCGCTTCGCAAGCTGGGAGCACAGGATCGGCTGATTGCACCGGCAAGAATGGCATTGAACCATGGGGTTTATCCCCGGGTGATAATTGAAACCATCGCAAAGGCACTGTTCTTTGATGAGGAAAGTGATGCGTCCGCAAGGAAGCTGAAAGCAATGCGAAGAGAGCACGGGATACCCTATGTATTACAGACCGTATGTGAACTGAACGAGCAGGAGCCACTGTACCGGGAGGTGCTGAAGGCTGTGGATAGGATATGTAAGGAAGGGCTGGTCAAGGGACGTGAGTAA
- a CDS encoding mannitol-1-phosphate 5-dehydrogenase yields MSKNVIIGAGLSGRGYLNRLLYLSKEETVFLDCDESLIRQLRKEPSYTIRFGSEREPLKVDNYTAYTITDERAITNIAQAERIFISVGADHVAELLPFLQAALQERDRRSLDILVAENGIQPSSPLAVLRSDSRIHLSEAVIFCTTLGQCDSLDILSENLDHLPYDSVALGHELPLYGFVQETHFSDLLERKIYTYNCISACIAYLGYEKGYTDYAEAANDIEITEKIKRIAEVINRCITTVYNVSMQEQTAFSEMAIRKFQNRNIKDTVARNVRDVERKLKPEERIRKPLSLMQEQGEYSRELLEVLAAALRYGMKTKELSQDWEKLVDFYTQGMCEEWKQVLHRCK; encoded by the coding sequence GTGAGTAAAAATGTAATCATCGGTGCCGGATTAAGCGGGCGGGGCTATTTAAACCGTCTGCTGTATCTGTCAAAGGAAGAAACCGTTTTTTTGGATTGTGATGAGAGCCTGATCCGGCAGCTGCGCAAGGAGCCTTCGTATACGATTCGCTTTGGAAGTGAGCGGGAGCCTCTGAAGGTGGATAATTACACTGCCTATACGATAACGGATGAGCGTGCGATAACAAACATCGCACAGGCAGAACGTATCTTCATCAGTGTCGGTGCCGATCACGTTGCGGAATTGCTGCCCTTTTTGCAGGCAGCATTGCAGGAGCGAGATAGGCGTTCTTTGGATATCCTTGTTGCAGAAAATGGAATACAGCCATCCTCACCCCTTGCTGTATTGCGCAGTGATTCCCGAATACACTTGAGTGAAGCTGTCATATTCTGTACAACGCTTGGACAGTGTGATTCACTGGATATCTTAAGTGAAAATCTGGACCATCTTCCCTACGACAGCGTAGCATTGGGACATGAGCTTCCCTTATACGGCTTTGTACAGGAAACACATTTTTCCGATTTGCTGGAGCGCAAAATCTATACGTATAACTGTATCAGTGCATGTATAGCCTATCTGGGGTATGAAAAGGGGTATACGGATTATGCCGAAGCCGCGAATGATATTGAAATAACTGAGAAAATCAAACGGATAGCGGAAGTAATCAATCGCTGTATCACTACTGTGTATAATGTTTCCATGCAGGAGCAGACCGCGTTTTCTGAAATGGCGATTCGAAAGTTTCAAAATCGAAATATCAAAGATACCGTAGCGCGCAATGTTCGGGATGTTGAAAGAAAGCTGAAGCCTGAGGAAAGAATCCGCAAGCCGTTGTCTTTGATGCAGGAGCAGGGGGAATACAGCAGAGAGCTGCTGGAGGTTCTGGCAGCGGCACTTCGATATGGCATGAAAACAAAAGAGCTTTCGCAGGATTGGGAGAAGCTGGTGGATTTCTACACACAGGGGATGTGCGAGGAGTGGAAGCAGGTTTTGCATCGCTGTAAATGA
- a CDS encoding ABC transporter permease, translated as MKTIQTLKDVLTMSGRCLLLSKRNPDTILTSIIAPILTMLLFAYVIGGAMQTSETSYVNFIVPGIILQCLGQCAATTAIAVCSDIKSGIMERFCTMPVKRSSILNGHVLEAFIRNMVTALLILLVAFLIGFRPNADLLSWCAALLIISLYILTLSWISVYFGMIANSPEGAGSFSILAIALPCISSGFVPIDTMPKALQIFAEYQPITPVIDSLRALLLNESLKTGTLLSAILWCTVLLLLFYILSVRAFKKKSNH; from the coding sequence ATGAAAACCATACAGACACTAAAGGATGTTTTGACGATGAGCGGAAGATGTCTGCTTCTATCCAAACGAAATCCCGATACAATTTTAACGAGCATCATCGCTCCGATACTCACCATGCTGCTGTTTGCTTATGTAATTGGCGGCGCCATGCAGACAAGTGAAACAAGCTATGTGAATTTCATTGTTCCAGGAATCATTCTGCAATGCCTCGGACAGTGTGCCGCTACCACGGCGATTGCCGTTTGTTCAGATATAAAAAGCGGAATCATGGAGCGCTTCTGCACCATGCCTGTGAAACGCTCTTCCATTTTAAACGGGCATGTACTGGAAGCCTTTATCAGAAATATGGTAACTGCCCTGCTGATTCTCCTCGTGGCATTCCTGATTGGCTTTCGACCAAATGCGGATTTACTTAGTTGGTGTGCCGCATTGCTGATTATTTCTTTGTACATTCTCACCTTATCCTGGATATCCGTATATTTTGGAATGATTGCCAACAGTCCGGAGGGAGCGGGCTCATTCTCAATTCTGGCGATTGCTCTGCCTTGCATCAGCTCCGGCTTCGTACCAATCGACACCATGCCGAAAGCATTGCAGATTTTTGCCGAATACCAGCCGATCACCCCTGTCATTGATTCACTGCGTGCCCTGCTTCTGAATGAGTCATTAAAGACCGGTACACTGCTTTCTGCAATTTTGTGGTGTACGGTGCTGCTTCTGTTATTCTATATTTTATCCGTAAGAGCATTTAAAAAGAAAAGCAATCACTAA
- a CDS encoding ATP-binding cassette domain-containing protein — translation MNTQDLAVSVHRLTKRYGHTEVLKNVNMEIEKGSIYCLLGSNGAGKTTTIKILTTLAAFDSGEVSVCGHSVTAEGEAVRKLISLTGQFASVDEKLSGYENLVIIGKLNHLKTPKKKAGELLAYFSLTEAANRMVSTYSGGMRRKLDIAMSLAGNPQIIFLDEPTTGLDPQSRHSMWSIIKQLNSMEITIFLTTQYLEEAEQLADHIAILDQGRILTEGTPAELKKLLPQGIVEFEFPDSSMLEAAMSCTGGYSTKPVNTEHKLIIYTDGSAEALSELFHIFSSGNIKILKFYQKLPNLEDVFLTLVHEREDIQ, via the coding sequence ATGAACACACAAGATCTCGCTGTTTCTGTACACAGGTTAACCAAACGCTATGGTCATACAGAGGTATTAAAGAATGTGAATATGGAAATAGAAAAAGGCTCTATCTATTGTCTGCTTGGCTCCAATGGTGCCGGAAAGACAACGACGATTAAGATACTGACAACACTTGCGGCCTTTGATAGCGGTGAAGTTTCCGTATGCGGTCATTCTGTCACTGCCGAGGGAGAAGCCGTTCGGAAGTTGATCAGTCTCACCGGGCAGTTTGCCAGTGTGGATGAAAAGCTGAGCGGTTATGAAAATCTTGTGATAATCGGAAAGCTGAATCACCTGAAGACGCCAAAGAAAAAGGCAGGAGAGCTGCTTGCATATTTCTCCCTTACAGAAGCCGCTAACCGTATGGTGAGCACCTATTCCGGCGGTATGCGCAGAAAGCTGGACATCGCTATGAGCCTTGCCGGTAATCCGCAGATTATTTTTCTTGATGAGCCGACAACAGGTCTGGATCCACAGAGCCGTCACAGTATGTGGAGCATCATAAAACAGCTGAATTCAATGGAAATCACTATTTTTCTTACCACGCAGTATCTGGAGGAAGCGGAGCAGCTGGCGGATCATATCGCCATTCTGGATCAAGGAAGGATTCTTACGGAAGGTACTCCTGCGGAATTAAAAAAGCTGCTGCCACAGGGAATCGTCGAATTTGAATTTCCCGACAGCAGTATGCTGGAGGCTGCCATGTCATGTACAGGGGGCTATTCGACGAAGCCGGTGAATACAGAGCATAAGCTGATTATATATACGGACGGCAGTGCCGAAGCATTATCCGAGCTGTTTCATATTTTTTCTTCCGGTAATATCAAAATCCTGAAATTTTATCAAAAGCTGCCGAATCTGGAGGATGTTTTCCTAACACTGGTTCATGAAAGAGAGGATATACAATGA
- a CDS encoding TetR/AcrR family transcriptional regulator yields MPRNKYPEETVQKILDVSMKLFLEKGYEETTVLDIVGELGGLTRGAFYHHFKSKEEVLDALSDRMFLEHNPFEEVRKEKGLSGLEKLKKIIKLQAQNQDQLDLNQMSVPLLKNPKILADYMESNLRIVTPFFEELFLEGIQDGSIPDIKYPKALASLFVMITSVWFIPSIVPCTQEDLLERLLLTKHMLDSMGIYLIDDEILQHAQTIVQSIPTK; encoded by the coding sequence ATGCCGCGCAATAAGTATCCGGAGGAAACGGTTCAGAAAATACTGGATGTATCCATGAAGCTGTTTCTGGAAAAAGGATATGAAGAAACAACCGTTTTGGATATAGTGGGAGAGTTGGGAGGACTTACCCGCGGTGCTTTCTACCACCATTTCAAATCCAAGGAGGAAGTGCTGGATGCGTTGAGTGACCGAATGTTTCTGGAGCATAATCCATTTGAGGAAGTTCGTAAGGAAAAGGGGCTAAGCGGCCTTGAAAAGCTGAAGAAGATCATCAAGCTGCAGGCACAGAATCAGGATCAGCTCGATTTGAACCAGATGTCTGTTCCACTGCTGAAGAATCCGAAGATTCTTGCGGATTATATGGAAAGCAATCTGCGAATCGTTACACCTTTTTTCGAAGAGCTGTTTCTGGAAGGCATTCAGGACGGCTCTATTCCGGATATCAAATATCCCAAGGCACTGGCCAGCTTATTTGTAATGATAACCAGTGTGTGGTTCATTCCTTCCATTGTCCCCTGTACGCAGGAAGATTTGCTGGAACGCCTGCTGCTCACCAAACACATGCTGGATAGTATGGGAATCTACCTCATTGATGATGAAATTCTTCAGCATGCCCAGACGATTGTCCAAAGCATTCCAACAAAATAA